Proteins from one Pontibacter korlensis genomic window:
- a CDS encoding GAF domain-containing protein, whose translation MKEDIQITPGFTVREEERLAKLHGYTAIEEYEKSGAFQHIAGMAARMFDVPVAFVNIVDRDSVLIKGSIGLTNVKEISRSIGLCSLAIQRDEVTVFENTRTELSLSANPLIYGEPGFQFYAGAPLKTSDGYSIGAVGVADYKPRNFAEAEELMLEALATTVMEELSEMQLMSVTQ comes from the coding sequence ATGAAGGAAGATATACAAATAACCCCAGGCTTTACTGTCAGAGAGGAAGAGAGGCTGGCAAAGCTTCATGGTTACACAGCGATAGAGGAGTATGAAAAGTCAGGGGCCTTTCAGCACATTGCTGGCATGGCAGCACGCATGTTTGATGTGCCAGTAGCGTTTGTGAATATTGTAGACAGGGATAGCGTTTTAATAAAAGGGAGCATTGGGCTAACTAATGTGAAGGAAATCAGCAGAAGCATTGGCCTGTGCTCACTAGCAATACAGCGTGACGAGGTTACTGTTTTTGAGAATACCAGAACAGAACTAAGCCTTTCAGCAAACCCGTTAATTTACGGTGAACCTGGCTTTCAGTTTTACGCGGGAGCACCGCTAAAAACGTCAGATGGCTACAGCATAGGTGCTGTAGGAGTTGCCGATTACAAGCCGCGCAACTTTGCAGAGGCAGAAGAGTTAATGCTGGAGGCACTGGCAACAACTGTAATGGAAGAGCTTTCTGAAATGCAGCTTATGAGCGTAACACAATAA
- a CDS encoding ArsO family NAD(P)H-dependent flavin-containing monooxygenase, whose translation MIYDVIVIGGGQSALACAYFLRRADLSYLILDNQKESGGAWLHAWDSLTLFSPSDQSSLPGWLMPKSESAFPTRHEVIDYLRQYEKRYQLSIKRPVQVHQVTPHENSFILETSDGNYQSKALISATGTWHKPYIPPVPGREKFRGLQLHSAFYKIAEQLVGKKVLVVGEGNSGAQIMSEVSLVAEAVWATKKEPEFLPDDVDGRVLFDVATAKYYAQKEGKEFKPEKLSLGNIVVVPTVRAARERNALQAAGRFESVNETGVIWQDGRHEQFDAIIWCTGFWSALDHLAALDIVTENGKIPTEGTKAKDYLGLWLVGYGNWTGFASATLIGVGRSARETVKQIQEYLRERSL comes from the coding sequence ATGATATATGACGTGATAGTTATCGGCGGCGGACAAAGCGCCTTAGCCTGCGCTTACTTTTTACGCAGGGCTGATCTCAGCTACCTTATACTTGATAACCAGAAAGAGTCTGGAGGTGCTTGGCTGCACGCATGGGATTCGCTTACGCTCTTCTCTCCTTCAGACCAAAGCTCACTGCCTGGTTGGCTCATGCCTAAATCGGAGAGTGCCTTTCCTACACGCCATGAGGTGATAGACTACCTGCGCCAGTATGAGAAACGGTATCAGTTATCTATCAAAAGGCCTGTGCAGGTACATCAGGTTACACCCCATGAGAACAGCTTTATACTTGAAACCAGCGATGGCAACTACCAGTCCAAAGCCCTAATAAGCGCCACAGGCACCTGGCACAAGCCATACATCCCCCCGGTACCCGGCCGTGAGAAATTCAGAGGCCTGCAACTGCACTCAGCTTTCTACAAAATTGCTGAGCAATTAGTGGGCAAGAAAGTATTGGTGGTAGGCGAAGGCAATTCAGGCGCGCAAATTATGTCTGAGGTATCGTTAGTAGCAGAAGCAGTATGGGCAACCAAAAAAGAGCCGGAATTTTTACCCGACGATGTAGATGGGCGAGTTTTATTTGACGTGGCGACGGCAAAGTATTATGCCCAAAAAGAAGGGAAAGAATTTAAGCCTGAGAAACTCAGCCTTGGCAATATTGTAGTGGTGCCAACTGTTAGGGCGGCACGTGAGCGAAACGCACTCCAGGCTGCAGGCAGATTTGAATCAGTAAATGAAACCGGCGTAATCTGGCAGGACGGTAGACACGAACAGTTCGACGCCATTATCTGGTGCACAGGCTTCTGGTCTGCCCTTGATCACCTTGCTGCACTCGACATCGTAACTGAGAACGGCAAGATACCTACAGAAGGCACCAAGGCTAAAGACTATCTTGGCCTTTGGCTAGTAGGCTATGGTAACTGGACCGGCTTCGCTTCGGCCACGCTGATAGGTGTAGGCAGATCAGCCAGAGAAACAGTAAAACAAATACAGGAGTATCTGCGAGAGAGGAGCCTATAA
- a CDS encoding T9SS type A sorting domain-containing protein — MKQIILSLFTCFSVLFVQAQAKPPVQVQATQQTDKNPLGLEQEEDVAIYPNPSNGVFTISVSNLEAHQVELRILNVIGNEIYRETIRRDEPKLTRTINLDRYAKGLYYVKLEADNYSAVRRVVIK, encoded by the coding sequence ATGAAACAAATTATACTGTCATTATTTACATGTTTCTCTGTGCTGTTTGTGCAGGCGCAGGCCAAACCTCCTGTGCAGGTGCAGGCAACGCAGCAAACAGATAAAAATCCGCTTGGCTTAGAGCAAGAGGAAGATGTTGCAATTTACCCTAACCCGAGTAATGGAGTATTTACCATCTCTGTGTCTAACTTAGAGGCGCATCAGGTGGAGTTACGTATTCTGAACGTAATCGGTAACGAGATATACCGTGAAACGATTAGGCGGGATGAACCTAAACTGACCAGAACAATTAATCTGGATCGTTATGCTAAGGGTTTGTATTACGTTAAGCTGGAGGCTGATAACTACAGTGCCGTCCGGCGCGTGGTGATAAAGTAG